Within Vicinamibacteria bacterium, the genomic segment CCACGTCGAACAAGAGATAGTCCTTGCCGCGGATCGTCGTGTGGGTGCCCACCAGAAGATAGAGAGTCCCGATCGAGAAGAGGATTCGGAGCTCGGTCGGCCCGAGCCGCAGAAAGTGAATTCGGAAAGTCCCGACGGCGTAGGCAGCCAGATAGATCTCGGACACGACCATGAGGTAGACGACCATCAGTCCGAAAGCGACGACGGGACTCATGTAGCCCGACAATGCCAGCCCTCCGAGCAGGAAGAAGGCTCCGAAAACGTCGACGACGTGGTCGACGTAGTATCCGTACTTCGGGCGCTGGCAGCCTCGAACCCGGGCGAGCGTTCCATCGAGGCTGTCGCCGAACCAGTTCACGAAGAGGAAGAGTACGACACCGACGAGAGCAAGCGGTTCGATCGCGGCCGCCCAGAAGCTCGCCCCGGCGCCGATCATGCCCACGAGGCCGAGCACAGTGAGATGGTCGGAGTTTATCGGTGCGGGCAAGCGGCCCGCCATCCACACCAGAAAACGCTTCTCCACACCGGACAGTACGCTGCCGAGATCGCGGGTGATGTCCGCTTCGACCGGAATCGTCGTCGTGCTCATCGTTACACCTCCATCAGCCTTGGTCGTGCAAGAGGCGTTCCACCCGGGAACCCACGAAAGAACGGGTTGTCCGCCGCCCGACGCCTATCCAATCGGATAGCGGCACGCGCCTGGCACCGTTGAACGCTATCCAAATGGATAGAATGGCGACCGATGCCGGCATTCGAGCTCACGGGTTGTCGCGGCTTCCGCGGCGTGAGCGAGTATGTCGCGCGGTTCCTCACCGAGCGGTGTAACCGAGATCCCCTGGCGCTCGCCGAGCTCGCGGTGCTCGTCCCCACCACATCGGCGGCGCACCTCGTGAGGTACTGGATCGAGGACTCGCTGCTCGTTTCCCGGCGGAACACCGCCATCCTTCCGACGATCACGACTCCGAATGCCCTGATCGACTCGTCGTGTCATCGTCTCGTCGATCCCTTGCTCCGCGAGGCCCTGCTCGAGGCCGCTTTCGAAGCGACCGAACGAACAGGCCTCCTGCCGCCATTCGCCGTACGCGGTTCCCTCGCGTCGCGGGTACTCGCGTTCCACGACGACCTGATGCTTCGGGCAAAGGGCTGGGAACCTTTCGTTCGCCGCGCTCTCGAGGAGCTGGACGCTCCCGACGACCAGGGAGCGCAGAAGCTCGCTCAACTGACGCGTTTCCTCGACGCCTCGATCCTGGAGTATCGGCGACGGCTTCAGACGCTCGGCCTCGTGGACCGTCCCCGGGCGCGCGAGGATCTCTACGCAGCTTTCCCCTTCCGCCAAGTCGTGGTTCTCGGAGCGCAGACGCTCTCACCGCTCGAGCTGGACCTCGTGAGGGAGGCCGAGGGAATCGCCGAGCTTCAATTCGTCATCGAGCATGAGCACTCGCCCGAGCTGTCTCGATTCTCCGGCACGATTCGGATCGACCCCGCGCCGGCCCTTCCCCGGCCTTCCCTGCTCGCTCCCGAGGGTCACGACTCCCTCACGTTCGTCGCTCGCGATCGGGAGGAGTGCCTTCGGGACGCGGCTCGTCTTCTGAAGTTGCTGGAAGAAAAGCAGCGACTTCCTCCGCTTCACCGCATCGCGATCGTCGTGCCCCGGCCTCTGCCTTATTCCTACCTGGCCAAGAAGGTGTTTCGGGAGGCGGGCATCCCCTACGAGCTCCAGGACAGCTTTCCGCTCGCCCGGGAACCGATCGTGGCCGCGGTCGACCTTCTCATCGACCTGGTCGAGCACGACGGGGCGCGCCCCTTCGCTCTCGCGCTGCTGCGCAGTCCTCTTTTCCGCTTCGAGCACGTGGGCGGGGCGGAGACAGCGGCTTTCGACCGGCTGACGCTGCGATTGAGAGAGCCGGGCTCGACGAAGAGGTGGCGTTCGCTCCTCGAGCGGCTCGACCGCCCGCCCGTTCAGCCGAGTCTTCCGGGATTCGGCGGGTCGTCGGACAAAGCCCGTTCCGCTCTCGCCGCGGTGGTCACCGCCTCAGAGCTGCTGGCACCGCTCGGGGAGCCCGCCTCGCTCTCCCAAAAAATCCAAACGCTGAAGCGATTCCTCGCTCGATTCTCTCGCCCGCTGGAAGACGCCTGCCCCGAGTCCGAGCTCTCTCGCACTCGGAGAGCGCAGAGAGCGCTCGAGACGATCCTGGACCGACTCGCGGCCGCCTCCCAGCAAGCGGGAGACCCGACGATCGGTTTCTTCGCTTTCCGCGAGAAACTGCATCGGGCGATCGAGTCTCATACGTTTGCTCCGCGTACGGGAACTGGCGGGGTCGTCATCGTCGACGCCGCTTCGGCCACCTTCGGCTCGTTCGATCTCGTGCTCCTCTTCGGTCTCAACGACGGCGAATGGCCCGATCGCGGCGAACGTAACATCTTCTACCCGCAGAGACTGCTGTCCGAGTTCGGATGGCCTTCCGACCGCGAGCTGCTCGCGCGCGAGAGGTGCCGCTTTCTGAGCTTGCTCGAATGCGCCTCCAAGCACGTCGTGCTCT encodes:
- a CDS encoding CDP-alcohol phosphatidyltransferase family protein; translated protein: MSTTTIPVEADITRDLGSVLSGVEKRFLVWMAGRLPAPINSDHLTVLGLVGMIGAGASFWAAAIEPLALVGVVLFLFVNWFGDSLDGTLARVRGCQRPKYGYYVDHVVDVFGAFFLLGGLALSGYMSPVVAFGLMVVYLMVVSEIYLAAYAVGTFRIHFLRLGPTELRILFSIGTLYLLVGTHTTIRGKDYLLFDVGGICAIVGLFVTLLASVMRNTLHLYRAEPVSEPGKGR
- a CDS encoding PD-(D/E)XK nuclease family protein encodes the protein MPAFELTGCRGFRGVSEYVARFLTERCNRDPLALAELAVLVPTTSAAHLVRYWIEDSLLVSRRNTAILPTITTPNALIDSSCHRLVDPLLREALLEAAFEATERTGLLPPFAVRGSLASRVLAFHDDLMLRAKGWEPFVRRALEELDAPDDQGAQKLAQLTRFLDASILEYRRRLQTLGLVDRPRAREDLYAAFPFRQVVVLGAQTLSPLELDLVREAEGIAELQFVIEHEHSPELSRFSGTIRIDPAPALPRPSLLAPEGHDSLTFVARDREECLRDAARLLKLLEEKQRLPPLHRIAIVVPRPLPYSYLAKKVFREAGIPYELQDSFPLAREPIVAAVDLLIDLVEHDGARPFALALLRSPLFRFEHVGGAETAAFDRLTLRLREPGSTKRWRSLLERLDRPPVQPSLPGFGGSSDKARSALAAVVTASELLAPLGEPASLSQKIQTLKRFLARFSRPLEDACPESELSRTRRAQRALETILDRLAAASQQAGDPTIGFFAFREKLHRAIESHTFAPRTGTGGVVIVDAASATFGSFDLVLLFGLNDGEWPDRGERNIFYPQRLLSEFGWPSDRELLARERCRFLSLLECASKHVVLFRHQLDDEMPTVPSPFLEDAQAWLESDAVKVDSIGPLETILVSRSEALRRGVLDASIPFAVDRRAGIIDSPPKVFEPVSPTAFELYLRCPFKYFARYLLGLEEEEVVDETLSARDRGRILHQLLQDAFAKWDRGAERPRPITEENYDEALALFRQVAISKVRGEHRQPEFSRLFGNAGEPGAIPWLLRRELARGPLRRRLVEHAFEAPLKVDRGPSGESPWYVRIKGRVDRADVDEDGTLHVFDYKSGRSPDAQTALQVPLYAMSLAQELGAAVREASYISFRDRKTTSRAD